In Bacillus thuringiensis, the DNA window GCGCTAATTAATATAAAAGGAGTTCAAGGTTTTTATCCTTGAACTCCTTTTTGTTAAGCGATATGGATGTGATATGTTTTCAACCATTCATTTACTTGAAGCATGTATTCCATAGCACTTCTTGCTTCAAAATCGTTAATTTCTTTATTGCTTTCATCGGCAATCGCAAGTAATGTGGAATGATTAATAAGTGAGAAAATAGGATTGTTTTTATTACTGCACATGTCGAGTGATAAGTGACGGATTGTTTGTAAATAATGTGGATCTTGTGAAGTTGGATAAGCGCTTTTTCTTCTATTACGTACATCGTCAGGTAAAGCAGGTTGCAGTGCTCTACGTAAAATGCCTTTTTCAATATTATCAATGCTTTTTATGTTGAAAGGAACGTTCCATAAATATTCAACTAATCGATAATCGCAAAACGGTACACGAACTTCAAATCCGACAGCCATACTCATACGGTCTTTACGGTCAAGTAAGAACGGGAGAAATCTCGTTAAAAATAAATAAAACATTTGACGTTGTTTCGCGGATTTTTTGTTTTCGCCTTCAAGAGTAGGTACTTCAAGTATCGCTTCTTGGAATCGTGTATCAATATAGTTTTCTAAGTTGCATTGGTTATTTACTTCATTTAGTAGAAGAGGAGATGTATTTTTCCAATTAGTTAGCCACGGAAACTTATCTACATACAGTAATTCTTCTTGGTGAAACCAAGGATATCCACCGAATACTTCATCAGCAGATTCTCCAGATAAAGCTACAGTTGCATCTTTTTTCATTTCGCAAAATAGTAAATATAGTGAAGTTTCCATTTCACCAGCACTCGGTAAATCTTTTGCACGAAGGGGAACGAATAAGTGATTTGCTAATTCTTCAGCATTCACAATAATATCATGATGCGATGTCCCTACATGCTCAGAAACGCGTTTTACCCAAGGAGCGTCTAAACCAGTGCGAGCAAATGTCAGTTCAAAATCTTTTGCGCTATTTACGAAGTCAACGGAATACGTATGAAGTGTTTTATTTTCAGCAGCAAATTCTTTCCCCGCTAGTGCAGTAATGCCGCTAGAATCTAATCCTCCTGATAACATACAGACGAGAGGAACATCGGCAATTAATTGTCTTTTTACTGTATCTTGTAAAATAGATAAAATATGTGATGATGTATCTTCTATTGAATCTGTATGGACCTTACTTTCTAAATTCCAATACTTCGTAACTACTTTTTTATCACGTGTAAACGTTATAGAATGTCCAGCACGCACTTCTTGAATATGTTTAAAGACGCCACATCCTGGAGTTCGAAATAAGCCTAATCCAAATATTTCATTTATGCCATTCGCATCAATTTCAGCAGGAACAGATGGATGAGCTAATAATGCTTTTATTTCAGATCCGAAAATAATACTGTCATTTCTTTCTGTATAAAAGAGCGGTTTTACGCCTAAATGATCACGTGCTAAAAACAGTTGTTGCTTCTGATCATCCCATAAGGCAAAAGCGAAAATGCCGTTTAAATGTTGTACGCAGTCTTCTTTCCATTCTAAATAAGCATGTAGTAACACTTCTGTATCTGAATGCGTTTCAAATGCATGACCACATTTTCGAAGTTGTTCTCTCAGTTCACGGAAATTATAAATTTCTCCATTATAAGTAAGAGCATACGTATAATCACCAGCACGAAATGTCTTCGGTTGTGTTCCGCCTTCTGGATCAATTACGATTAACCGGCGGTGTGCAAAGGCCGCGCGAGGTGAAAACCAAAATCCTTCAGCATCAGGACCACGATGCTGAATACTATTTGCCATCTTTTCTAAAATAACATGTTCATTTGAAAGGTCTTCCTTCCAATCTACCCAACCTGTAATTCCACACATACACATCTCATCTCCTAATTTAAAATGTTGAAAAGTAGATTAATGAAATAAAGTGAAAATTCAATCATTTGGGGGTGTCCAGCCCCCAATAATT includes these proteins:
- the asnB gene encoding asparagine synthase (glutamine-hydrolyzing), with amino-acid sequence MCGITGWVDWKEDLSNEHVILEKMANSIQHRGPDAEGFWFSPRAAFAHRRLIVIDPEGGTQPKTFRAGDYTYALTYNGEIYNFRELREQLRKCGHAFETHSDTEVLLHAYLEWKEDCVQHLNGIFAFALWDDQKQQLFLARDHLGVKPLFYTERNDSIIFGSEIKALLAHPSVPAEIDANGINEIFGLGLFRTPGCGVFKHIQEVRAGHSITFTRDKKVVTKYWNLESKVHTDSIEDTSSHILSILQDTVKRQLIADVPLVCMLSGGLDSSGITALAGKEFAAENKTLHTYSVDFVNSAKDFELTFARTGLDAPWVKRVSEHVGTSHHDIIVNAEELANHLFVPLRAKDLPSAGEMETSLYLLFCEMKKDATVALSGESADEVFGGYPWFHQEELLYVDKFPWLTNWKNTSPLLLNEVNNQCNLENYIDTRFQEAILEVPTLEGENKKSAKQRQMFYLFLTRFLPFLLDRKDRMSMAVGFEVRVPFCDYRLVEYLWNVPFNIKSIDNIEKGILRRALQPALPDDVRNRRKSAYPTSQDPHYLQTIRHLSLDMCSNKNNPIFSLINHSTLLAIADESNKEINDFEARSAMEYMLQVNEWLKTYHIHIA